One Salvelinus fontinalis isolate EN_2023a chromosome 27, ASM2944872v1, whole genome shotgun sequence genomic region harbors:
- the LOC129825199 gene encoding WD repeat-containing protein 26-like isoform X1: MQSNGEGQGQDSELSCLNSAQNGESSSAVGTHSNGVLTSTNNGNSVGAGLGSGTCVASTSSGSEVGSMKKKKRLSQSEEDVIRLIGQHLDGLGLNQTVDLLMQESGCRLEHTSATKFRNHVMEGEWDKAENDLNELRALMHSPNAIVRMKFLLLQQKYLEYLEDGKVLEALQVLRGELTPLKYNTDRIHVLSGYLMCSHAEDLRAKTEWEGKGTNSRCRLLDKLQTYLPPSVMLPPRRLQTLLRQAVELQRDRCLYHNTKLDSSLDSVTLLLDHVCSRSATHSGKQFPCYTQQILTEHCNEVWFCKFSNDGTKLATGSKDTTVIIWQVDPESHQLKLLRTLEGHAYGVSYLAWSPDDTYLIACGPDDCSELWLWNVPTGELRTKMSQSHEDSLTSVAWNPDGKRFVTGGQRGQFYQCDLDGNLLDSWEGVRVQCLWCVGDGRTVLASDTHQRIRGYNFEDLTDRNIVQEDHPIMSFTVSKNGRLALLNVATQGVHLWDLQDRVLVRKYQGVTQGFYTIHSCFGGHNEDFIASGSEDHKVYIWHRRSELPIAELTGHTRTVNCVSWNPIIPGLMASASDDGTVRVWGPAPFLNTQEVDGLNENCSNMDS; this comes from the exons ATGCAATCAAACGGGGAAGGACAAGGACAGGATTCGGAGCTTTCCTGCCTGAACAGCGCACAAAACGGGGAGTCATCCTCGGCGGTGGGAACGCACTCCAATGGAGTTCTAACCAGCACAAACAATGGGAATAGTGTTGGAGCCGGACTGGGGTCTGGGACCTGTGTCGCCTCCACATCCTCGGGTTCGGAGGTTGGCTCCATGAAAAAGAAGAAACGACTTTCGCAGTCTGAGGAAGATGTCATCCGATTAATAGGACAACATCTCGACGGGTTAGGGCTAAA TCAAACAGTGGACCTGCTGATGCAGGAGTCGGGCTGCAGACTGGAACATACCTCAGCCACGAAGTTCCGCAACCACGTCATGGAGGGGGAGTGGGACAAG GCTGAGAATGATCTCAACGAGCTGAGAGCACTGATGCATTCTCCGAACGCTATTGTG cgTATGAAGTTCCTGCTCCTGCAGCAGAAGTATCTGGAGTACTTGGAGGACGGGAAGGTTCTCGAGGCGCTGCAGGTGCTCAGGGGAGAGCTCACACCGCTCAAGTATAACACGGACCGCATCCATGTTCTCAGCGG GTATCTGATGTGTAGCCATGCAGAGGACCTGCGCGCCAAGACTGAGTGGGAGGGCAAAGGCACAAACTCCCGCTGCCGACTACTGGACAAGCTACAGA CGTACTTGCCCCCGTCAGTGATGCTGCCGCCACGTCGGCTGCAGACCCTGTTGAGACAGGCTGTGGAGCTGCAGAGGGACCGCTGCCTCTACCATAATACCAAACTGGACAGCAGCCTGGACTCTGTCACCTTGCTCCTGGACCACGTCTGCAGCCGGTCAGCAACACACTCAGG GAAGCAGTTTCCGTGCTACACACAGCAGATCCTCACAGAGCATTGTAACGAGGTGTGGTTCTGTAAATTCTCCAACGACGGCACCAAGCTGGCCACCGGATCCAAAGACACTACCGTCATCATCTGGCAGGTGGACCCT GAGAGCCACCAGTTGAAGCTGCTGCGGACCCTAGAGGGCCATGCCTACGGTGTGTCCTACCTAGCCTGGAGCCCTGATGACACCTACCTGATCGCCTGCGGGCCTGATGACTGCTCTGAACTCTGGCTCTGGAATGTCCCG ACGGGAGAGTTGCGGACCAAGATGAGCCAGTCCCACGAGGACAGTCTGACCAGTGTGGCTTGGAACCCTGATGGTAAACGCTTCGTCACCGGGGGACAGAGGGGACAATTCTACCAGTGT GACCTGGATGGTAACCTGTTGGACTCATGGGAGGGCGTGCGTGTGCAGTGCCTCTGGTGTGTGGGGGACGGCAGGACAGTGCTAGCGTCTGACACACACCAGCGGATCCGGGGTTACAACTTTGAGGACCTAACGGACAGAAACAT AGTTCAGGAGGACCATCCTATCATGTCTTTCACTGTTTCCAAGAACGgaagattagctttgttaaatgTAGCAACTCAG gGAGTGCATCTTTGGGACCTGCAGGACCGGGTGTTGGTTCGGAAGTACCAGGGTGTGACTCAGGGCTTCTACACCATCCACTCCTGCTTCGGAGGACACAATGAAGACTTCATCGCCAGCGGCAGTGAAG ACCATAAGGTGTATATCTGGCACCGCCGCAGTGAGCTGCCCATCGCTGAGCTGACAGGGCACACTCGCACAGTCAACTGCGTTAGCTGGAACCCCATCATCCCAGGCCTCATGGCCTCCGCCTCAGACGACGGCACTGTGCGTGTCTGGGGCCCCGCACCCTTCCTCAACACACAGGAGGTGGACGGACTCAACG AGAACTGCAGCAACATGGACAGTTGA
- the LOC129825199 gene encoding WD repeat-containing protein 26-like isoform X2 gives MQSNGEGQGQDSELSCLNSAQNGESSSAVGTHSNGVLTSTNNGNSVGAGLGSGTCVASTSSGSEVGSMKKKKRLSQSEEDVIRLIGQHLDGLGLNQTVDLLMQESGCRLEHTSATKFRNHVMEGEWDKAENDLNELRALMHSPNAIVRMKFLLLQQKYLEYLEDGKVLEALQVLRGELTPLKYNTDRIHVLSGYLMCSHAEDLRAKTEWEGKGTNSRCRLLDKLQTYLPPSVMLPPRRLQTLLRQAVELQRDRCLYHNTKLDSSLDSVTLLLDHVCSRKQFPCYTQQILTEHCNEVWFCKFSNDGTKLATGSKDTTVIIWQVDPESHQLKLLRTLEGHAYGVSYLAWSPDDTYLIACGPDDCSELWLWNVPTGELRTKMSQSHEDSLTSVAWNPDGKRFVTGGQRGQFYQCDLDGNLLDSWEGVRVQCLWCVGDGRTVLASDTHQRIRGYNFEDLTDRNIVQEDHPIMSFTVSKNGRLALLNVATQGVHLWDLQDRVLVRKYQGVTQGFYTIHSCFGGHNEDFIASGSEDHKVYIWHRRSELPIAELTGHTRTVNCVSWNPIIPGLMASASDDGTVRVWGPAPFLNTQEVDGLNENCSNMDS, from the exons ATGCAATCAAACGGGGAAGGACAAGGACAGGATTCGGAGCTTTCCTGCCTGAACAGCGCACAAAACGGGGAGTCATCCTCGGCGGTGGGAACGCACTCCAATGGAGTTCTAACCAGCACAAACAATGGGAATAGTGTTGGAGCCGGACTGGGGTCTGGGACCTGTGTCGCCTCCACATCCTCGGGTTCGGAGGTTGGCTCCATGAAAAAGAAGAAACGACTTTCGCAGTCTGAGGAAGATGTCATCCGATTAATAGGACAACATCTCGACGGGTTAGGGCTAAA TCAAACAGTGGACCTGCTGATGCAGGAGTCGGGCTGCAGACTGGAACATACCTCAGCCACGAAGTTCCGCAACCACGTCATGGAGGGGGAGTGGGACAAG GCTGAGAATGATCTCAACGAGCTGAGAGCACTGATGCATTCTCCGAACGCTATTGTG cgTATGAAGTTCCTGCTCCTGCAGCAGAAGTATCTGGAGTACTTGGAGGACGGGAAGGTTCTCGAGGCGCTGCAGGTGCTCAGGGGAGAGCTCACACCGCTCAAGTATAACACGGACCGCATCCATGTTCTCAGCGG GTATCTGATGTGTAGCCATGCAGAGGACCTGCGCGCCAAGACTGAGTGGGAGGGCAAAGGCACAAACTCCCGCTGCCGACTACTGGACAAGCTACAGA CGTACTTGCCCCCGTCAGTGATGCTGCCGCCACGTCGGCTGCAGACCCTGTTGAGACAGGCTGTGGAGCTGCAGAGGGACCGCTGCCTCTACCATAATACCAAACTGGACAGCAGCCTGGACTCTGTCACCTTGCTCCTGGACCACGTCTGCAGCCG GAAGCAGTTTCCGTGCTACACACAGCAGATCCTCACAGAGCATTGTAACGAGGTGTGGTTCTGTAAATTCTCCAACGACGGCACCAAGCTGGCCACCGGATCCAAAGACACTACCGTCATCATCTGGCAGGTGGACCCT GAGAGCCACCAGTTGAAGCTGCTGCGGACCCTAGAGGGCCATGCCTACGGTGTGTCCTACCTAGCCTGGAGCCCTGATGACACCTACCTGATCGCCTGCGGGCCTGATGACTGCTCTGAACTCTGGCTCTGGAATGTCCCG ACGGGAGAGTTGCGGACCAAGATGAGCCAGTCCCACGAGGACAGTCTGACCAGTGTGGCTTGGAACCCTGATGGTAAACGCTTCGTCACCGGGGGACAGAGGGGACAATTCTACCAGTGT GACCTGGATGGTAACCTGTTGGACTCATGGGAGGGCGTGCGTGTGCAGTGCCTCTGGTGTGTGGGGGACGGCAGGACAGTGCTAGCGTCTGACACACACCAGCGGATCCGGGGTTACAACTTTGAGGACCTAACGGACAGAAACAT AGTTCAGGAGGACCATCCTATCATGTCTTTCACTGTTTCCAAGAACGgaagattagctttgttaaatgTAGCAACTCAG gGAGTGCATCTTTGGGACCTGCAGGACCGGGTGTTGGTTCGGAAGTACCAGGGTGTGACTCAGGGCTTCTACACCATCCACTCCTGCTTCGGAGGACACAATGAAGACTTCATCGCCAGCGGCAGTGAAG ACCATAAGGTGTATATCTGGCACCGCCGCAGTGAGCTGCCCATCGCTGAGCTGACAGGGCACACTCGCACAGTCAACTGCGTTAGCTGGAACCCCATCATCCCAGGCCTCATGGCCTCCGCCTCAGACGACGGCACTGTGCGTGTCTGGGGCCCCGCACCCTTCCTCAACACACAGGAGGTGGACGGACTCAACG AGAACTGCAGCAACATGGACAGTTGA